The segment AGCCCAAGGCACCCGCTCAGATCGAGGCGATGGCTCGCGAGTCCGCTCTGCTCACGCGGCGGAACTTTGGCCGCACGATGCGGCTCTTTGCCCCACTCTATGTCTCCAATGAGTGCGTGAATAATTGCAGCTACTGCGGCTTCTCCCGTGACAACGACAGCATCCTCCGCGTCACCCTCACCGTGGACCAAGTGCTGCGTGAAGCGCGGCATCTGCTGGAGCAGGGCTTTCGCAACATCCTCCTCGTCGCCGGTGAGCACCCGCGCTTCGTCAGCGATGGCTACCTAGAGGACTGCCTCCGTGCCCTACGAGACAGCGTGCCCACACTAGGCATCGAAGTCGGCCCCATGGAGGCTCCAGAATACGAGCGCATGGTCAAAGCAGGCGCAGAGGGCCTCGTCGTCTATCAAGAGACCTACGACCGCGCCATGTACGAAGACATGCACACCGCCGGACCGAAAAAAGACTTCGACTGGCGGCTCGCCTGCCCCGAGCGCGGCTATGCAGGCGGATTCCGCCGCATCGGCATCGGTGCACTCTTTGGCCTGAGTGATTGGCGGCTGGAGGCCCTACGGCTCGCAGCCCATCTGGAGCATCTCTACAAGCACTGCTGGCGCTCCACCTTCACCGTCGCCTTCCCCCGCCTCCGCCCAGCCGCAGGCGGATTCCGCCCGCAGACAGAATTCCCCGACTGGGCACTCGTGCAGACCATCTGTGCCTTCCGCCTCACCTTTCCAGAAGTCGGCATCGTGCTCAGCACGCGAGAGCCCGCACCGCTGCGTGACTCCCTGGCACCGCTAGGCATCACCACCATGAGCGCTGGCAGCCACACCGAGCCCGGCGGCTACACCGGCGCAGGCAATGACGACCTGCACCTCACCGTGCGTGGTCGCCGTGTGGAAAAAGAAACCACCAGCACCCGGAACCGCGCCGAAGGCCAATTCGGCATCGCAGACAGCCGAAGCCCGCGTGAAGTGGCCCAGATGCTCAGCGCACGCGGCCTCGATGCCGTGTGGAAAGACTGGGATCCGGCCATCCTCGCGGCCTGAGCCCCCACTTTGGCCGCTAGACCACTGCTCAAAAGCTCCCGCGTGCTTGATCTTTCCTCCTGCCGCATGCACAGCACCCAGCATGGCAAAAATCGTCAAAACTCCGACGGGGGAATTTCACTCAGGCTACGGCTGCATCATCATGACAGCCGCCGTGGGCGTATTCAGCTTCCTCGCATGGTGGATGTTCTATTACGTGCCGATCACACTCGATAAAGAGATCGCCGCCATCTCGCAGGATACACCCGCCCCACTCCCGCAGATCGCCCCCGTCACCGGATTGCAGGAAAAACTCGCCGCCTTTGCCAAAGCAGCCTCCGCCGGCACTCCCGCCACACTCACGCTCTCGATCCCGGAGCTTAATGCCCTGCTCCTCCTCACCCCAGATGCCGCCACCGGCGGTTACAAAGACATGCTGCGTGTAAGAGGCCTCGATGCCGAAAAATCGCTCATCCTCACCGATGCCAGCCTACCCATGAACACCGCCCGCTTCTGGGAGGAGAAAAAACGCTACCTCGTCGGCCAGATCGACTTCCTCACCGAAAAAACCGCCCTCGGCCCCGACATCAAAGTAGTCGCCGTCCGCGTCCCTGACAAAAAAGTGCCCGAAGAAATGATCAAAGGCATGCAGATGTACGGCTACTTCGGCCCCTATCACAACGACGCCACCCTCGGTCCCATCTTCAAAGCCATCCGCGAATTCAAAGTCCAGCCCGATAGCATCGTCATCACCACTGGGCCTTAATTTGTAGAGGTGTAGGCGGAGATTGGGGGCAGTTGAATCCGTCAATGCCACAACCGCAGCGGATCTGAGGAAATAGACCGATTCTCAAAATGAATGTCTGAAATGACCGGCGAGCGCGGCAGCTTCAGTGGCAAGAAAAGAGCGAGGAGGCTATTGGAACAATAGCTGACGAGCGAATGACGCCGCCAATGAGGCTGCCCCGCCGCCGGGAATCGGACAGTCATTTTGAGAACCGGTCTAGAACAATGTTCCTGGTTATTATCTGAACAAGCCAAGTCAGCCACAAAATAACCCTTCCTTTCTGAACCGAAAGCCTGCAAAACTTCCAGCCTCCCGCCAACCACACACAACAAATCAGATAACATGGACATCAAAGCACTCATCATCCAACTCATCATCGGTGCCATCGGCGGCAACGGCATCGGTGCCGTTCTGAAAAATCTCAGCCTGGGCCCCATTGGCAATACCGTAGCAGGCTTGCTCGGCGGAGCTGGCGGTGTCCAGCTTCTCGGCATGATCAGCCCTGAGCTTGCTCAAGGTCTCGGCGGACAAGTCGGCGGCGCAGCAGCAGGCGGTGGTGTGCTCATGGCCATCATCGGCATCATCAAGAGCGTGATGGCTGGCAAAAAATAAGTTTTCTGTCCCACTCTTTGGACCGCCTCCGACACGGCTGCCTCGTCAGCCACCGGTGGCGGTCTTTTTTTGGCTGCGACAAATCAACGGTAGCCACCTTTTGCGGAGCTAGCGGCATTATAGCCATCGTTCTTACCTCCATCCACACTTCATCAGCATTTCATTAGATTCCGCTCCACAAGATCGCCAAGCCGAACGCACTGCCAAAAAAGGCCGCACGCCGTGCTGATCCCGCTTTCCAGGCCAAGAGAGCGAAAAAGAGAGAGCAATACAGGTTACTCGAATCAGCGTCCGGTCTTGTTTTCCTGTTCCGGCTTCAAAATCGGCGGCACAGCTTCGCTTTGTCACTGCTCTTGTGCAGCCCCTCG is part of the Verrucomicrobiaceae bacterium genome and harbors:
- the thiH gene encoding 2-iminoacetate synthase ThiH, which gives rise to MPHTAFIPTLDALPGKKSPLMERFAALLEPKAPAQIEAMARESALLTRRNFGRTMRLFAPLYVSNECVNNCSYCGFSRDNDSILRVTLTVDQVLREARHLLEQGFRNILLVAGEHPRFVSDGYLEDCLRALRDSVPTLGIEVGPMEAPEYERMVKAGAEGLVVYQETYDRAMYEDMHTAGPKKDFDWRLACPERGYAGGFRRIGIGALFGLSDWRLEALRLAAHLEHLYKHCWRSTFTVAFPRLRPAAGGFRPQTEFPDWALVQTICAFRLTFPEVGIVLSTREPAPLRDSLAPLGITTMSAGSHTEPGGYTGAGNDDLHLTVRGRRVEKETTSTRNRAEGQFGIADSRSPREVAQMLSARGLDAVWKDWDPAILAA